A window from Theobroma cacao cultivar B97-61/B2 chromosome 3, Criollo_cocoa_genome_V2, whole genome shotgun sequence encodes these proteins:
- the LOC18604336 gene encoding Down syndrome critical region protein 3 homolog isoform X1, producing MPTRIELKLSRPNRIYRPSEPLQGKIVVKSASSISHYGIRMALNGSVNLQVRGGSAGVIESFYGVVKPITILSKSLDIKPSGKIVSGTTEIPFSIILRNSKEDNLERFYETFHGTNISIQYLATVDIMRGYLHKPLSAIVEFIVESDRADLLDQPIPPEMVIFYITQDTQRHPILPELKSGGFRIIGRISTQRSMLEPLSGELTVEASAIPICSIDIHLLRVESILLGEKIVTETSLIQTTQVADGDVCRNMTLPIYVVLPRLLTCPTVLAGPFSIEFKVAIVISFQSELSKLHPKSDPRTPRLWTAMETLPLELVRTSAFDSNAKD from the exons ATGCCAACAAGAATAGAGCTCAAGCTCTCCCGACCCAACCGCATCTATCGCCCTTCC GAGCCTCTTCAAGGCAAAATCGTGGTGAAGTCTGCTTCTTCCATTTCTCACTATGGAATTCGCATGGCCCTCAACGGATCAGTCAACCTCCAG GTTCGAGGAGGATCGGCAGGCGTAATCGAGTCCTTTTACGGTGTTGTCAAGCCGATTACCATCCT GAGTAAGAGCCTTGACATTAAACCATCTGGAAAGATTGTTTCAGGTACAACAGAG ATACCATTCTCTATAATTCTGAGGAATTCTAAAGAAGATAATTTGGaaagattttatgaaacatTCCATGGAACAAATATTAGCATCCAG TATTTGGCAACTGTAGATATAATGAGAGGATACCTGCATAAACCATTATCTGCTATAGTGGAATTCATAGTTGAAAGTGATAGAG CTGATCTTCTTGATCAACCGATTCCTCCTGAGATGGTTATCTTTTACATTACTCAAGACACTCAAAGACATCCTATACTTCCTGAACTGAAATCAG GTGGCTTTCGCATCATAGGAAGAATATCCACACAACGTTCGATGCTTGAACCTCTCAGTGGAGAACTAACAGTTGAAGCATCTGCAATTCCAATTTGTTCCATTGACATTCACTTACTTCGTGTGGAGTCGATTCTTCTCGGGGAAAAAATCGTCACTGAAACCTCTTTGATACAGACTACACAG GTAGCAGATGGAGATGTCTGTCGTAATATGACTCTGCCGATATATGTTGTACTCCCCCGTCTTTTGACTTGTCCAACTGTCTTAGCTGG TCCATTCTCCATTGAATTCAAAGTTGCTATAGTCATCAGCTTTCAGTCTGAGTTGTCCAAATTACATCCCAAATCTGATCCGAGAACTCCAAGACTATGG ACGGCGATGGAAACTCTTCCACTTGAACTTGTTCGAACAAG TGCATTTGACTCCAACGCTAAGGACTGA
- the LOC18604336 gene encoding Down syndrome critical region protein 3 homolog isoform X2 produces the protein MPTRIELKLSRPNRIYRPSEPLQGKIVVKSASSISHYGIRMALNGSVNLQVRGGSAGVIESFYGVVKPITILSKSLDIKPSGKIVSGTTEIPFSIILRNSKEDNLERFYETFHGTNISIQYLATVDIMRGYLHKPLSAIVEFIVESDRADLLDQPIPPEMVIFYITQDTQRHPILPELKSGGFRIIGRISTQRSMLEPLSGELTVEASAIPICSIDIHLLRVESILLGEKIVTETSLIQTTQVADGDVCRNMTLPIYVVLPRLLTCPTVLAGPFSIEFKVAIVISFQSELSKLHPKSDPRTPRLWTAMETLPLELVRTSPSLFV, from the exons ATGCCAACAAGAATAGAGCTCAAGCTCTCCCGACCCAACCGCATCTATCGCCCTTCC GAGCCTCTTCAAGGCAAAATCGTGGTGAAGTCTGCTTCTTCCATTTCTCACTATGGAATTCGCATGGCCCTCAACGGATCAGTCAACCTCCAG GTTCGAGGAGGATCGGCAGGCGTAATCGAGTCCTTTTACGGTGTTGTCAAGCCGATTACCATCCT GAGTAAGAGCCTTGACATTAAACCATCTGGAAAGATTGTTTCAGGTACAACAGAG ATACCATTCTCTATAATTCTGAGGAATTCTAAAGAAGATAATTTGGaaagattttatgaaacatTCCATGGAACAAATATTAGCATCCAG TATTTGGCAACTGTAGATATAATGAGAGGATACCTGCATAAACCATTATCTGCTATAGTGGAATTCATAGTTGAAAGTGATAGAG CTGATCTTCTTGATCAACCGATTCCTCCTGAGATGGTTATCTTTTACATTACTCAAGACACTCAAAGACATCCTATACTTCCTGAACTGAAATCAG GTGGCTTTCGCATCATAGGAAGAATATCCACACAACGTTCGATGCTTGAACCTCTCAGTGGAGAACTAACAGTTGAAGCATCTGCAATTCCAATTTGTTCCATTGACATTCACTTACTTCGTGTGGAGTCGATTCTTCTCGGGGAAAAAATCGTCACTGAAACCTCTTTGATACAGACTACACAG GTAGCAGATGGAGATGTCTGTCGTAATATGACTCTGCCGATATATGTTGTACTCCCCCGTCTTTTGACTTGTCCAACTGTCTTAGCTGG TCCATTCTCCATTGAATTCAAAGTTGCTATAGTCATCAGCTTTCAGTCTGAGTTGTCCAAATTACATCCCAAATCTGATCCGAGAACTCCAAGACTATGG ACGGCGATGGAAACTCTTCCACTTGAACTTGTTCGAACAAG CCCCTCCCTTTTTGTGTGA